Proteins co-encoded in one Corylus avellana chromosome ca9, CavTom2PMs-1.0 genomic window:
- the LOC132161896 gene encoding small ribosomal subunit protein bTHXc, with the protein MASLVLGAPPMSSQSLTFSSRISFSKSESLGTSLSSSSPSSLSISAAPSTVPSVYCGRGDRKTARGKRFNHSFGNARPRNKNKGRGPPKAPVAPAPPKKDRFEDDQIIKIDIDESF; encoded by the exons ATGGCCTCTCTGGTACTCGGAGCTCCTCCTATGTCTTCCCAGTCGCTAACTTTCTCTTCTCGCATTTCTTTCTCTAAATCCGAATCCCTCGGCACATCGCTCTCCTCTTCTTCGccttcctctctctcaatttccGCAGCTCCTTCTACAGTCCCTTCAG TGTACTGCGGCAGAGGTGATAGGAAAACGGCCAGAGGAAAACGCTTCAATCACTCCTTTGGCAAT GCGAGGCCAAGGAACAAGAACAAAGGGCGAGGACCACCAAAGGCACCGGTTGCTCCGGCTCCACCAAAGAAGGATCGTTTCGAGGACGATCAGATTATCAAGATTGACATCGATGAGTCTTTCTAG